A window of the Schlesneria paludicola DSM 18645 genome harbors these coding sequences:
- a CDS encoding HAD family hydrolase, producing the protein MPEIIRPLLSDRPPRLAVIDFDGTLSLIRSGWVEIMVGMMVDVLRPLPGSTESDEDLVEYVTNFVLDMNGGATVFQMEYFVARARERGGHPESADHYTLQFLKLLGAKADHRIEQLKSGELKADDLLVPGAIELLSDLQARGVQLTMASGTPKKIIQRESELLGIAHFFEGRIFGPEEDWRAFSKLAVMRRTLVEANAEGVELLGVGDGFVEIENVKEVGGIAIGCATDETHRSGQVEDWKRARLIRAGADLIIPDYRNWHKVAEILFPSRA; encoded by the coding sequence ATGCCGGAAATCATCCGACCGCTGCTTTCGGACCGCCCCCCTCGCCTTGCCGTCATCGACTTCGATGGAACGCTCAGCCTGATCCGATCGGGTTGGGTGGAAATCATGGTTGGAATGATGGTGGACGTCTTGCGACCGTTGCCTGGATCAACCGAGTCCGACGAAGATCTTGTCGAGTATGTCACGAATTTCGTGTTGGATATGAACGGCGGCGCGACCGTCTTTCAGATGGAATACTTCGTGGCCCGCGCCCGCGAACGCGGCGGTCACCCCGAATCGGCCGACCACTACACCCTGCAATTCCTGAAGTTGCTGGGTGCGAAAGCTGACCATCGGATCGAACAATTGAAATCGGGAGAGCTGAAGGCCGACGACCTGCTGGTCCCAGGGGCGATTGAGTTACTGTCTGATCTCCAGGCCCGCGGTGTGCAATTGACGATGGCCAGCGGCACCCCGAAAAAAATCATTCAGCGCGAATCCGAACTGCTGGGGATTGCCCACTTCTTCGAAGGTCGCATATTTGGTCCCGAAGAAGATTGGCGTGCGTTTTCGAAACTGGCCGTCATGCGCCGGACGCTGGTCGAGGCGAACGCGGAAGGTGTGGAACTGTTAGGGGTGGGTGACGGATTCGTCGAAATCGAGAACGTCAAGGAAGTCGGCGGAATCGCGATCGGCTGCGCGACAGATGAAACGCACCGCAGTGGCCAGGTCGAAGACTGGAAGCGAGCCCGTCTGATTCGAGCCGGCGCGGACCTGATCATCCCCGATTATCGCAACTGGCACAAAGTCGCAGAAATCCTGTTCCCCAGCCGCGCCTGA
- a CDS encoding AAA family ATPase produces the protein MNDTNSGDSPPPDGDLAAVERLGAAYNQIVDQLGRVIVGQRKVVEEMLVAMLAGGHALLVGVPGLAKTLMVRTLSETLNLSFNRIQFTPDLMPADITGTEVMQEDKSTGQREFKFIPGPVFANVLLADEINRTPPKTQAALLEAMQEHQVTTGGKRHKLPEPFFVLATQNPIEQEGTYPLPEAQLDRFMFEIRVEYPSEEEEFEIIRRTTLNDPVAIEKVLSYEEWRNLQALVRRVPVADSVIRYAMQLARLTRQNDQSPDFVKQYVSWGAGPRAGQYLTLGAKARAILHGRPYVSIEDVQAVASPVLRHRILTNFNAEAEGIKPDDIVKKLVDLIPADGKINPLLPKVFKTA, from the coding sequence GTGAATGACACGAACTCCGGAGATTCTCCTCCTCCAGACGGTGATCTGGCGGCGGTGGAACGACTGGGTGCTGCCTACAATCAGATCGTGGATCAACTCGGTCGCGTCATCGTCGGCCAGCGGAAAGTCGTCGAGGAGATGCTGGTCGCCATGTTGGCCGGCGGCCATGCGCTCCTGGTCGGGGTTCCCGGCCTGGCGAAAACGTTGATGGTGCGGACACTTTCGGAAACTTTGAACCTTTCGTTCAACCGAATCCAGTTCACCCCCGACCTGATGCCGGCGGATATCACTGGCACCGAGGTCATGCAAGAGGACAAGTCCACCGGTCAGCGGGAGTTCAAATTCATCCCGGGACCGGTGTTCGCCAATGTTCTGCTTGCCGACGAAATTAATCGTACGCCCCCCAAGACTCAGGCTGCGCTTCTGGAAGCGATGCAGGAACACCAGGTGACCACGGGCGGGAAACGCCACAAATTGCCAGAGCCGTTTTTCGTGCTCGCCACGCAGAATCCGATCGAACAGGAAGGGACGTATCCCTTGCCCGAAGCGCAGCTCGATCGGTTCATGTTCGAGATCCGCGTCGAATATCCATCGGAAGAAGAAGAATTTGAGATCATTCGCCGGACGACGCTCAACGATCCAGTTGCGATTGAAAAGGTGCTTAGCTACGAAGAATGGCGGAATCTTCAGGCGCTCGTGAGACGGGTTCCGGTTGCGGATTCGGTCATCCGCTATGCCATGCAGTTGGCCCGACTGACTCGTCAGAATGACCAGTCGCCTGACTTCGTCAAGCAGTACGTCAGTTGGGGAGCAGGCCCGCGAGCGGGACAGTATTTGACGCTCGGGGCCAAAGCACGAGCCATTTTGCATGGACGTCCGTACGTCAGCATTGAAGACGTTCAGGCCGTCGCTTCGCCCGTGCTTCGACATCGCATCCTGACGAATTTCAATGCCGAGGCCGAAGGGATCAAGCCTGACGACATCGTGAAAAAGCTGGTGGATCTGATCCCTGCGGACGGAAAAATCAACCCGCTGCTTCCCAAGGTGTTTAAGACTGCTTGA
- the lpdA gene encoding dihydrolipoyl dehydrogenase, which translates to MADLQTQLLVLGGGPGGYPAAFEAADHGMKVTLVDEGARPGGVCLNRGCIPSKALLHVAKMINETHESAEIGVTFTPPKIDLAKLREWKNTAVVGKLSGGVAELCRLRGVNLISARGTFLDANTIELKHPDGKTDKLTFEKAIIATGSSPAMPPAFQIGDPRVMDSTGALELADIPPTLLVVGGGYIGLEMGSFYAALGSKVTVVELTKELLPGADRDLVRPLQKRLEKQFAAIHLNTKVDGLKAAKNGITAKLTGEGVAPEQTFSRVLIAIGRRPNSKGFGLEATGVAVDEKGFIKVDRQRHTNVANLYAIGDVAGEPMLAHKATREAKVAVEAMLGGPAEFDNIAIPAVVFTDPEVAWCGLTEPEAIAKNREVKVVKFSWAASGRAITLARNEGLTKLIVDPKTERILGVGIVGVGAGEMIAEATLAVETAAVARDLAETIHAHPTLSETIMEAAESVYGQATHSYRPKR; encoded by the coding sequence ATGGCAGACTTGCAGACCCAACTACTTGTTCTTGGAGGTGGCCCCGGTGGATATCCAGCGGCGTTTGAAGCCGCCGACCACGGGATGAAGGTGACACTCGTCGACGAAGGTGCGCGTCCTGGTGGTGTGTGCTTGAACCGCGGCTGTATTCCTTCGAAGGCGCTGCTGCACGTCGCCAAGATGATTAACGAAACGCACGAATCGGCCGAGATTGGTGTGACCTTCACACCACCGAAAATCGACCTCGCCAAATTGCGCGAATGGAAGAATACGGCGGTCGTCGGGAAGCTCTCGGGCGGCGTGGCCGAACTGTGCCGCTTGCGCGGCGTGAACTTGATCAGCGCCCGGGGAACATTCCTGGACGCGAACACGATCGAGCTGAAGCATCCCGATGGAAAAACCGACAAGCTGACGTTTGAGAAGGCGATCATCGCGACGGGATCATCGCCCGCGATGCCACCGGCGTTTCAGATTGGCGATCCACGGGTGATGGATTCGACAGGGGCACTGGAACTGGCCGACATTCCGCCGACGCTGCTGGTTGTCGGTGGTGGTTACATCGGACTGGAGATGGGTTCGTTCTATGCCGCGCTCGGTTCCAAAGTGACCGTTGTGGAATTGACGAAAGAACTGTTGCCAGGTGCCGATCGCGATTTGGTTCGTCCATTGCAGAAGCGTTTGGAAAAGCAGTTTGCGGCCATTCATCTCAACACCAAGGTCGATGGCCTGAAGGCGGCTAAAAATGGAATCACCGCCAAGCTGACGGGTGAAGGAGTTGCCCCCGAACAAACATTTAGTCGCGTCTTGATCGCCATCGGCCGTCGGCCGAACAGCAAGGGATTCGGCCTGGAAGCAACCGGCGTTGCCGTGGACGAAAAAGGCTTCATCAAGGTCGACCGTCAACGACATACGAATGTTGCAAACCTGTATGCGATCGGCGACGTGGCGGGCGAGCCAATGCTGGCTCACAAAGCCACGCGTGAGGCAAAGGTTGCAGTCGAAGCGATGCTGGGCGGTCCGGCCGAATTCGACAACATTGCCATTCCTGCGGTTGTCTTCACCGATCCTGAAGTCGCCTGGTGCGGGTTGACCGAACCCGAAGCGATCGCCAAGAACCGCGAAGTGAAGGTGGTGAAATTCTCGTGGGCCGCGTCAGGACGAGCGATTACGCTCGCTCGGAATGAAGGACTCACCAAGCTGATCGTTGACCCCAAGACAGAGCGAATTCTGGGAGTCGGAATCGTGGGTGTCGGCGCCGGTGAAATGATCGCCGAAGCGACCTTGGCGGTCGAAACGGCGGCGGTCGCACGCGATCTAGCCGAGACGATTCACGCCCATCCCACACTGAGCGAAACGATTATGGAAGCCGCCGAGAGTGTCTACGGACAGGCAACTCACTCTTATCGTCCCAAGCGATAG
- a CDS encoding PQQ-dependent sugar dehydrogenase → MKRLVPLAIVLAVLTCGNLRAQIDESPLKLEPVVAFPNLKWTGWQPESDDGKAAPLRPILVTNAGDGSKRIFVPQQQGIIHSFKEDSKESTVFLDMSKKVVYIDKENEEGFLGMAFHPKFKTNGEFFVFYTTQEKPHTTVVSRFKVSKDDPNKADPNSEEQLIVETHPYWNHKGGTICFGPDGFLYIALGDGGAGNDPHGNGQNLQTLLGKILRIDVDKKDPGLNYSIPKDNPFVNRFAGKLPIAKPEIYAYGLRNVWRMSFDSQTGVLWAADVGQNLWEEINLIQKGGNYGWNLREAKHEFAPNSTSAASPGLIEPIWEYNHDIGKSITGGNVYRGKKFPELVGHYIYADYVSGRIWALKYDEAKKAVVANRTIPYTGAALPIMSFGEDEAGEIYFTIVSQTGKGVYTFQKTK, encoded by the coding sequence ATGAAACGCCTCGTTCCACTCGCCATTGTTCTCGCGGTTTTGACATGCGGGAATTTGCGAGCCCAGATTGATGAGTCGCCACTGAAGCTCGAGCCAGTTGTTGCCTTTCCGAACCTGAAGTGGACTGGTTGGCAGCCAGAGTCCGACGACGGCAAGGCCGCACCATTGCGCCCGATTCTGGTGACCAACGCCGGCGACGGTTCCAAACGAATCTTCGTCCCACAGCAACAAGGGATTATTCACTCGTTCAAGGAAGACTCGAAGGAATCCACCGTCTTCCTGGATATGTCGAAGAAGGTCGTTTACATCGACAAAGAGAACGAAGAAGGCTTCTTGGGAATGGCGTTCCATCCCAAGTTCAAAACGAACGGCGAGTTCTTCGTCTTTTACACCACGCAGGAAAAGCCGCACACGACGGTGGTTTCACGCTTCAAGGTCTCGAAAGACGACCCGAACAAGGCTGATCCGAATAGCGAAGAACAACTGATTGTCGAAACCCACCCCTACTGGAATCACAAGGGGGGAACGATCTGTTTCGGGCCAGACGGATTCCTGTACATCGCGTTAGGCGACGGCGGGGCCGGCAACGATCCTCACGGCAATGGACAGAACCTGCAAACACTGCTCGGTAAGATCCTGCGAATTGACGTCGATAAGAAAGACCCCGGTCTGAACTACAGCATTCCGAAAGACAATCCTTTCGTGAATCGCTTCGCGGGCAAGCTGCCAATCGCCAAGCCCGAGATTTACGCCTACGGGTTGCGAAACGTCTGGCGCATGTCGTTTGATTCACAGACGGGTGTGCTTTGGGCGGCAGATGTCGGCCAGAACTTGTGGGAAGAAATCAACCTGATTCAAAAGGGCGGAAACTACGGCTGGAACCTGCGGGAAGCGAAGCACGAATTCGCCCCGAATAGCACCAGTGCCGCATCGCCGGGATTGATCGAACCGATCTGGGAATACAACCACGACATCGGCAAGTCGATCACAGGCGGAAATGTTTATCGCGGGAAAAAGTTCCCCGAACTGGTCGGCCACTACATCTATGCCGACTACGTATCCGGTCGCATCTGGGCGTTGAAATACGACGAAGCGAAGAAAGCCGTTGTCGCGAACCGTACAATCCCGTACACCGGTGCGGCACTGCCCATCATGAGCTTCGGCGAAGATGAAGCGGGTGAAATCTACTTCACGATCGTCAGCCAGACCGGCAAGGGTGTCTACACGTTCCAAAAGACAAAGTGA